In Alphaproteobacteria bacterium US3C007, one genomic interval encodes:
- a CDS encoding extracellular solute-binding protein, with the protein MLKNLKKLATTVAATGALATAAFAGELVITYDDLNPNPKKAFDDVVAAFKAANPDINVTVNNNDREAHKSAIRNFLSANPPDVTSWYPGNRMGPFVDAGLFEPIDDLWAANNLDQDMAAVQPTMTRNGKIWGVPYTYYQWGIYYRKDIYDKLGLSEPKTWNELLSNCDALKGVGVTPFTIGTKYLWTAAGVFDYLNLRTNGYDVHNALTAGEIKYTDARIRATFANWEEMLQRCSFIDNHASMDWQGGVAAFAKGDAAMYVMGNFSVGAYKDAGLTEEQIDFFQFPEITAGLPMAEEAPADAFFIPSGAKNKDNAKKFLAFVAQPEVQTQWNQTLGQLPPNSKSEVGDDKFIQEGFAVVSNAAGLAQFYDRDAPAAMASEGMKGFQEFMLDPSKLDAILERLDAVQADVYK; encoded by the coding sequence ATGTTAAAAAACCTAAAAAAACTGGCGACGACCGTCGCCGCGACAGGCGCGCTGGCGACAGCCGCGTTTGCTGGAGAATTGGTGATCACTTATGATGATTTGAACCCCAACCCCAAGAAAGCCTTTGACGATGTGGTTGCGGCGTTTAAAGCGGCCAATCCCGATATCAACGTGACTGTAAATAATAATGATCGGGAAGCCCATAAATCTGCCATTCGAAACTTTTTATCGGCGAACCCGCCAGACGTTACCTCATGGTATCCTGGAAATCGCATGGGACCATTTGTAGATGCCGGCTTATTTGAGCCAATTGATGATCTTTGGGCGGCGAACAATTTGGATCAGGATATGGCGGCAGTACAGCCAACCATGACGCGAAATGGAAAAATTTGGGGTGTTCCCTACACGTATTATCAGTGGGGCATTTATTACCGTAAAGATATTTATGATAAGCTCGGCCTTTCAGAGCCAAAAACGTGGAACGAGCTTTTGTCAAACTGCGATGCTTTGAAGGGTGTCGGAGTAACGCCGTTCACCATCGGCACCAAATATCTTTGGACCGCTGCGGGCGTCTTTGATTATTTAAATCTGCGCACAAACGGCTATGACGTGCATAATGCGTTGACTGCCGGAGAAATCAAATACACGGATGCGCGCATTCGTGCCACATTTGCCAATTGGGAAGAGATGTTACAGCGTTGCTCGTTCATCGATAACCACGCTTCGATGGATTGGCAGGGTGGCGTTGCGGCCTTCGCAAAAGGCGATGCTGCGATGTATGTTATGGGTAATTTCTCCGTGGGAGCGTATAAAGATGCTGGTTTGACGGAAGAGCAAATTGACTTTTTCCAATTTCCGGAAATCACAGCGGGTCTTCCGATGGCAGAAGAAGCCCCTGCGGATGCATTTTTCATTCCCTCCGGTGCTAAGAATAAAGACAATGCAAAGAAGTTTCTGGCATTTGTTGCACAGCCAGAAGTTCAAACGCAATGGAACCAAACCTTGGGTCAATTGCCACCCAACTCAAAGTCTGAGGTTGGAGATGACAAATTTATCCAAGAAGGGTTTGCCGTTGTTTCAAATGCAGCTGGTTTAGCGCAGTTTTATGATCGGGATGCACCTGCGGCTATGGCCTCTGAAGGGATGAAAGGCTTTCAGGAATTCATGCTCGATCCCAGTAAGCTTGACGCGATCCTA